The following proteins are encoded in a genomic region of Spirosoma sp. SC4-14:
- a CDS encoding amidohydrolase, whose protein sequence is MRTQFLTTALLVPLLAVAQPKAKKTPTAAVDADKQTILADLDKRFPEYAGISKQIWDFAELGYMEEKSSALLEEQLRKEGFDVKTGVAGIPTAFVATYGSGKPVIGILGEYDALPGLATEAKPEFTPIPGQKGGHGCGHNLFGTASVAAATEIKDWLKKSGHSGTIKIYGCPAEEGGSGKVYMVREGLFNDVDVVLHWHPGATNSADAGTSLANKNAKFRFRGIAAHAAAAPERGRSALDGVEAMDYMVNLMREHIPSDTRIHYVITKGGEAPNVVPAFAEVYYYARHKDRDILQSVWKRIENAAEGAAKGTGTKVEWEILGGVFNLLPNVTLAEVMHQNLKTVGGVHYTPEETEFARKISETFDRKVPIEEAATIKDFRDASDNPVSGGSTDVGDVSWTVPTVGLSTATWVPGSSAHSWQSTAASGMSIGQKGMLVAAKTLALTALDLYKSPALIEKAHAEWLQKRGADFKYEALLGDRKPALDYRK, encoded by the coding sequence ATGAGAACACAATTTCTCACAACAGCTTTGTTGGTGCCGTTACTGGCCGTAGCCCAACCCAAAGCGAAGAAAACACCCACCGCTGCTGTAGACGCCGACAAACAAACCATCCTGGCCGATCTGGACAAACGCTTCCCCGAGTACGCAGGTATTTCGAAACAAATCTGGGATTTTGCCGAACTGGGTTATATGGAAGAAAAAAGTTCGGCTCTTCTGGAAGAGCAACTACGCAAGGAAGGCTTCGATGTAAAAACGGGCGTAGCCGGTATTCCAACGGCTTTTGTCGCTACCTACGGTTCGGGTAAACCCGTCATTGGTATCCTGGGCGAGTATGATGCATTGCCCGGTCTGGCTACCGAAGCGAAGCCGGAGTTTACACCCATCCCAGGTCAGAAAGGTGGGCATGGCTGCGGACATAATCTGTTCGGCACAGCCTCGGTAGCGGCTGCCACCGAAATAAAAGACTGGCTCAAAAAGTCGGGGCATTCGGGAACGATTAAGATTTATGGCTGCCCCGCCGAAGAAGGTGGCTCGGGTAAAGTATACATGGTGCGCGAAGGGCTGTTCAACGATGTCGATGTGGTATTGCACTGGCATCCCGGCGCAACCAACTCAGCCGATGCGGGTACGTCGCTGGCCAATAAAAATGCCAAGTTCCGGTTCCGGGGCATTGCGGCTCACGCTGCGGCTGCTCCCGAACGGGGTCGGTCGGCGCTGGATGGTGTCGAAGCGATGGACTATATGGTCAACCTGATGCGGGAGCACATCCCGTCGGATACCCGTATTCATTACGTTATTACAAAAGGTGGCGAAGCCCCGAACGTGGTTCCGGCCTTTGCCGAAGTGTACTATTATGCCCGCCATAAAGACCGGGATATTCTGCAAAGTGTCTGGAAACGGATTGAAAATGCCGCTGAAGGAGCCGCTAAAGGTACCGGCACCAAAGTGGAATGGGAAATTCTGGGCGGTGTATTCAACCTGCTACCGAATGTAACCCTGGCCGAAGTGATGCACCAGAATCTGAAAACCGTGGGCGGTGTCCACTACACCCCGGAAGAAACAGAATTTGCCAGAAAGATCAGCGAAACCTTCGACAGGAAAGTACCCATCGAAGAAGCGGCTACCATTAAAGACTTCCGCGATGCATCGGACAACCCAGTCAGTGGTGGCTCGACCGATGTGGGCGATGTAAGTTGGACCGTACCGACGGTTGGCCTCTCGACGGCGACCTGGGTGCCGGGTTCATCGGCGCATAGCTGGCAATCGACAGCCGCCAGTGGCATGAGTATCGGGCAGAAAGGTATGCTGGTAGCGGCCAAAACCCTGGCCCTAACGGCTCTCGACCTCTACAAATCTCCTGCTCTTATTGAGAAAGCACACGCCGAATGGCTCCAGAAGCGCGGTGCCGATTTCAAATACGAAGCCCTCCTCGGCGACCGCAAACCGGCATTGGACTATAGAAAGTAA